CACAAAGAAGTCTTCACTTCCTAAAACAAAGCTACTTGAACCACTAAAATCGCagaaagaaaatcaatttatagGTAGGCTCCACTCGATCTGATCTACCATCTACCTACCATGTGATTTTGACTTTGACGttggtacatatttttttatgtaccgTTGAGCGAGGCTAGAGAACACGGCTCTGGGCATAAAACcttcatcatcagcctacccttatcccacttaatgtggggtcggtacagcaCGTCAGTCTCCTCCCCTTCGCCCTGTCTGATaatgttaaccgatctgttacttcTTTTTTACCATATCGACCTCTTCTTCAGCGTGCAGTAGGAGGGCCTACTTTTTTCTCATCATCAAATCGTCAGCCTCCCTCCATGCATGACCCCGTGTGTACTGCTGGTATAGACCAAGAAGTGGGATTTTTCAGGTATTAATGTGTGACACGTGCCGCGTGCGGGcacttttctaaatttataattagccCAACCAAACCACTAGCTGAATGTTATAGCAACTAGGACaacaatagtaaaaaaaatattgactttgACAGTGCATTGACATTTGTAACGCAAGCAAAGCAAAAGCAACATTGATTGCATGGTATGAATTctttagtttcatttattttcgttaATCTTTTTGTAATCGTGATTAGaagtaataacaaatataaagttCTATAAACACATGAAAAATGGGTTGCGATGGCGGTACTATTCCACGTCGTGATGAACTCGTTCGGATGAAAAAGAAACCAGAACAGGTGAGACATTTCATCGTCCTTcgattagatttttttctattctgaGAATGCTAactctgtatttttttaatcatcccgttttatattttgtaggcAGAATAAAGCCTTGACATAATACCTAGTTATTAGTTTTTGCTGGCGCCtttctttaaatttgaatagaaTGATTTGTGTATTGTTACATTAATTCAAATCTCATTACCATGTTCTGTGTCCACAAGTAGTGAACATATTTCTAGTTGTTTGCTGAACGAattaattatacctactatAAGAAAACCTACCTTACCTTACTAacctttacaatattatgattaCTGAAGTATATGTGTGAATATGACTGCATATCactaacattaattttatatgcttACAGAAAGACAAAGATGCAGAGCGCTCATTTAAATGGCGAAACTGCGCTCTATCACAGCAGAGATTGCAGGAGCCAGTTGTGGCCTGTGGCCTCGGACGACTCTATAGCAAAAGTTCTATACTTGAAGCTCTGCTAGATAAGGAAACAAAGCCAGATTCCATCAAACACATCAAGAATTTGAAGGCAAGTTGAAAATttgcaattataaaaaactgtACCAATGTACAGTCATAGAGTTAAATTCCTgttaaaatttcttaaatgtGTTTACATTGCACATTGGAgtgaataaatatacttaaaagcAAATTCAATGTGTAGGTCCTAGGTGAACAAGCACACATCATCTAAGTTTGTCAAGGCAACTTTGAAGCAAATTGAATAGTTATACTGAATCGAAAATGATTTACATGACACATATATATCACTTCCATAgtataatttagaataaacattattacagGACATCAAAGATCTGAAACTAGCCAAGAACCCAGCCTATGTTGAGACCGAGCATACAGATGGAGCTGTAGGTGATGGGAATGCCCCGTACATCTGCCCCATCAGCGGGATAGAGATGTCAGGCAAGTTCCGCTTTGTGTTCCTGTGGAGCTGTGGTTGTGTCTTGGCTGAGCGAGCACTGAAGGAGGTCAAACAGAAAATCTGTCATATGGTAAGTTTTCTACTCACTCCTAATGTGTTactttcaattttgtaaataaatctgaCTTGTGTATGGCAGTTTCATAGACTAAAGCTAAAACATGGAGAAGGCAGTCACATAGGACTCAATGAATATTGCCACATAAAGGCTGTAATACTAAAGGCAGGACTAAAGAAGATTTAATCACTACTAGTGACTATATCTGATCCGATATATGATCCACGGCCTTtgtccatatttttttcacaatgaaAAGGTACCTTATATTACTCCTTGGATTAATCTTCCATCTctgtcaaattttaatcaaaatcagtccagtcCAGTAGTCTAAGCTTATtgtacaaacataaaatatgtacacaaGTAGGTATAGAGATAAAATTCCCACAAATCAAACCtcaaaaattttctttcagTGCCAGCAACCCTTCACGGATGATGATGTTGTAGTGCTAAATGGGACAGATGAGGACATTGAAAAACTCCACATCAAAATGGCCACACGAGTCACCCAGAGAAAAACGACCAAAAAGCCCAAAGGAGAAAAAGttaaagttgaaattaaaacagaaCCGGCCACTCCCTCACACAAAAAAACAGAGACAACTGAAGAGAAGAAAACAGAAGAGCCAAAGCCGGGCTGTAGCGCGTcagtaaaaaaagaaattgaaacaATACCATTGTCTTTGCCCAAATATAATCCTAATAAACAAGCGAGGGGTCACTTTGGGTCAAACAAACGCGCCCCACACGCAGATCTCGATGACCCGTCATACAAGAAGACTAAGAAAGACTACAGTGTAGCCAAAGACCCACAAAGCAGTGAAGTCTACAAATCCTTGTTTACATCGCATAAGAGTGATCAAGAACAGAAAAGAGCACATTGGGTTACATATAACCCATTctataactaatattgtatACTGACATGTCGACGGTTTAAAACAAGCCTTGTGTGTTGTACAAATTGAGCCGTTGTGGGAGGATATGCGCGCCGTGTTTCCGCGAATAAAAATCCTCTAATTTGAATAGGACTGGCGAGCGTCGTTATTTAAGCAGCAGTTGATAGTTGGGATAttgtatatagaaataaaacgatttttttaagatgTGTTAATTTCATGACTTAAAAACTCAATATTGCACCAACaaatattgcacaaaattataaatttaccaataaaaaaatacaacaaaatgtTTGTGCTTTTCTTTGGTTCCCACATCACAATACACTAAATGGCAAATggaatgtataattataaatattacctaaCTTACAATGTAAGacaacaaaactaaataatagatatattaacccccgacgcaaaagaGGGTTGTTATCTGTACTGGGGTGTGGTGTTTATGTACGTgtcaccgtagctcatcaacgggtgaaccgatttggatgcagttttatttatttaatagctaattttatgcggtggttctttgatatgtttgatcaaaaatcGTTCAGtcattcaaaagttgtagcgaaatgattGTTGAAaatcgggggttttttaatttgtctaacaaacttgttagaaaaaagtatgattttaaatacatatttcattaaaaataatgcgGACTGAGACCTTTTCAAAATACTGGTTACATTACAATCATACTGCTAAAACATTATTGATAACATACAAGATTACATATAGTTTCTAATGGCATGCAACTACTTATAATGATCACtgaaaaatcacaatttttaatCCAACAGATGTGTTGGTAAGttgttacacatttttttattccatttttgaGTCATACTGATACGGGAAGCCTCGTGCTGAAAATGACAACTTCCTAAAACTGCTAATAGCAAAATAGACAATACTTCGGCCCACAATTTTGAAACCGGTgtgtgagaaaaaaaaattacaaacgaCACGTttaacgaaaaaaatattcagttttattaagaGAAAAGTAAAGCGCACTTCACTGAAGTATGAATTGTTTGTGTTGTAAATTGTCGTTTTAGGACGTTGTCTTTTAAGGATGTTGTTGTCAGCCAGAGGGCGTCTTTTCCATTGAATATTGGAaatgattactgtgtatgctAGTATTTAGTCTAagcaacctcggtggcgcagtggtaaggttcttgccactgaaccgagaggtcccgggttcgatccccggtcgggtcatgatggaaaatgatctttttctgattggcccgggtcttggatgtttatctatatatgtatttattataaaatatagtatcgttgagttagtatcccataatacaagtctcgaacttactttggggctagctcaatctgtgtgatttgtcccaatatatttatttatttatttatttatttattaagcagACGCATGTTGATGTACCGAAGCGAGAGTAGCCTCTATGATCAGATTAAAATCCAGTTCGTGGAGACTCGCCTTGGCGGTCAGCAGCGCGAGGAACGTGTCCAGGGGCGACAGCCGGGAGCCGGATGGTAGCGCGGCTATAcctaatttaatgttttttggTTACATGATGGCAAAATATGTAGCTACTATTAAAACGTATGCTGTAGACAAACACGCCTTGCGTGTTCCACTAAAACACGCATTGCGTGTTTCCACGATTAGAATTTGCATAAAAATGACGGCGTCTTTGTGTCTTTTTAATCTCTTTTCCGCAAACGCTGTAAacgagattttaaaaatatatctctctcatctgagtgaTTACTTATGTGTACATTTGAGCACCTAGCATCTGAGTGATGAAAACTCACTCCATGACGTCcgcttaaaaaaaaatagaatttagaACATTGAATGATGTACAACTAACCTGTATCTCTAACAGGTCTATGCTCCACCCGATGGTCGGAGATGGCGGCGCCGCCGCTGAGCACAGCGACGacgtgcgcgcgcgcgcgcagctCCAGCGCCGCGCGATGCGGCCACGCGCACagcgcgcgccgcgcgcggCCCTCGCCCCCCAGCTGTATGAGACGCAGCTTCTCGTTTACCGATTTGCTGTCGTCGTCTTTCGCTGGAATTTTTAAACGTGTTTTTCACTACTCTCTAACAGCGAACTAATAGCGAATAATATGatcattttcttttgtaaaatgtttgatGATCAATTCATATAGATTTAGGGTCGTAGCAAACTTCTACCGCATCGCTTCCACGCGGCAAGACGATGTTCATTGAAAGATAAGCTTTAAAGCGTTCTCTGTAGACATACTTTACGTTGACGAGGGCTGACAGCTAGCAATCCGCTAATACAGTGTATATAGAATAGATAACCATATTCTTAGTACTTgattcttaaaataaactagataTTGTTAGCCTGAAtcgtacaaaaaaataaaatgtttcctATTCCTACCTAACCCATCAATTCGCATTAGGCCCGCGTGGTGTGTACGAGCAAATCGTACAAATTTGCTGCGTCGTCACCCTacttttaatacaatataaattatatgtttttatgtaaactgCGCGATTCCATTATATCAACGACGGACAAAGCGTCTaactaaacttaaacttaTTATCTTTTAACTAATAAACTATTAACTTCAAGATTGTGTGATTTTACGGTTATCTCAACCGCATCGACATTAACAAGATCTTCAATCATACATGGTGGGTTATTGCCTATACTCCAAAGGGCTTTTGGGCCGAAAGGCCGCATTGGGGCTATCAAAATGGCTGACGATGATTCCTACCTGCAATAATCGCCTTCATGACGTCAATCTGCAGTTCGAAAACGTTCCGGTGAACGTATTGAACGAACGAATGAAACGGCAGCGCGCGGTACCCCAGATACGTGAAGAACGAAGTGAAACCCGCTGGTAACGGGAACGCAATAGATTCCGCTGAGAGGTAGTATTGCTCCAGGACTTTGAAGAGCAAGAACGCGTGGGTTGGATCCATTTCATCGCTGAAAGAGATTACTGTAATAATAGTTGTATGCATAGACATAGGAAACGTTTCGACAcacactaataaaaaaaataacaaatacctaGGCAAAAAAAAGCAATGACAATTTACCCAGACTCTTAAAAAAGTCGGGCGCAAttccatctctctctctctcatccgaGCGCTTTCTCGGGCTTCCTCCACGgccgttgagcatcggagcccagcaAACCCAATTACTGACTGTTGGtaagaaactgggaaaatacTGACCCATATCTTTGTTTATGTCAATTTCGTGCGCAATGTGAATAACTGTAATAGCTGTTATTATACATTGAGCCCAGAACTGCTTTCCCAAAATTTGTATGAGACGATGATTGATATTTTAGTTCAAGTTATATGCAGTGTCATACGAAGAATATATGTACGATGTTAGTACCGTTTATAATTCAGTTACGTTTTATACGACACTGCATATAATATGAGGCTAagatagatttatatttttatcccacAAAGTATAGCATGAATTTTAAGACTTAGAAATGAAgcaattacttattataaacatttcaattaaatgtaaaatatattttacatatacaatacatacttataaaagaaatacaaacaacaatataacataaacaaacgAACCCAAAACGCAACCaatgccaaaataaaaaatgaaacgaAAACCTAAAACAAAATCCAACACACGAGCACcgaacgaaaaaaaaaacaaacgccAAACACCAATTTCAATGAGGGCTAACGAGATTGGATTCGCTACTAGCTGGTATAAAGTACGTTCTATGTTCAAAGTAAATTTGAACACTGTTCTGTGCgcaggattttttaaattatagccAGGACTTCAATCTGAGTGAAGTACCTGTAATTTGAAAAAGCCAACGATGTTTTACGCccataattttacaaatttcttCAAGAAATATCCGGCGAAATCTCAACTTGTGCCGAGGACTTATTAGACGACCTCCGCGGCCTAAtcgtcatcatgccggactgctacactggaggacCATgagaaatgatctttttcagattgacctgggtcttggatgtttatctatatgttatagaacatagtatcgttaagttactatcctataacacaagttctatacatttatttatttttatttattttttggttaaTAAACTTGTGAAAAACCGAGCGTAAACACATCTAAATGGCGCCAAACTA
This DNA window, taken from Plodia interpunctella isolate USDA-ARS_2022_Savannah chromosome 2, ilPloInte3.2, whole genome shotgun sequence, encodes the following:
- the LOC128678039 gene encoding replication termination factor 2 is translated as MGCDGGTIPRRDELVRMKKKPEQKDKDAERSFKWRNCALSQQRLQEPVVACGLGRLYSKSSILEALLDKETKPDSIKHIKNLKDIKDLKLAKNPAYVETEHTDGAVGDGNAPYICPISGIEMSGKFRFVFLWSCGCVLAERALKEVKQKICHMCQQPFTDDDVVVLNGTDEDIEKLHIKMATRVTQRKTTKKPKGEKVKVEIKTEPATPSHKKTETTEEKKTEEPKPGCSASVKKEIETIPLSLPKYNPNKQARGHFGSNKRAPHADLDDPSYKKTKKDYSVAKDPQSSEVYKSLFTSHKSDQEQKRAHWVTYNPFYN